GAAGCAACGAAAATTCTTTGAATGAATTAATGACTCAAGTCCTGATTTTGTTATCGCTGAACTTTTCATAAAGGGGCCTACTAATACAACATGCTAGCGCTAGAGCAATAAAGCCTTTGCTGGTAAGACCTTGATGTTATGAAAGTTATGTGACTAAAAAGTGACAGAGCAGCGAACTTAGTTGCTAATTAATTAGCAACTAAACAACAAAAAAGTCAGCAACTTGCTGACTTTTTTATGAAACAAACCAAGATAAATAATATATAAATTTGCGAAAATTTGTGGGATTAGGTTGGACGATGTTGGATAAAGTGGGACAAAAATAGAAAAAGCCTTTCTATTATAGAAAAGGCTTTGTTCGCAGTTTATTTGAATTAGTTCAGACAAGATCTGACACATCTTCTTGAAAAGTAGAGAGTTACCCGTTTTGATAAAGGTGCTGAATCTTTAATCAAAACAAACAAAGAGGTAACTCTCATGCTTCATACTAACAATCCAATCATTAAACACAAAGCAGGTTTGCTCAACCTAGCTGAAGAACTTGGTAATGTATCCAGAGCTTGCAAAGTGATGGGCGTATCACGAGATACATTTTATCGTTATCAAGAGCTGGCTGAAGATGGCGGCATTGATGCGCTTATTGATAAGTCCCGCCGAAAACCAAATATAAAAAATCGTGTTGATGAAAAAACCGAAAAAGCAGTAATGGATTATGCCATTGAATACCCCGCGCACGGCCAAGTCAGAACCAGCAATGAACTTCGTAAGCAAGGCGTATTTGTATCTGCCAGTGGCGTGCGTTCAATCTGGTTGCGCCATGACTTAGAAAACTTCAAAAAACGGCTGAAAGCGCTTGAAGAGAAAGTCGCTAACGACGGCATCATTCTCACCGATGCTCAAGTTGCTGCACTTGAGAAGAAAAAGAACGATGATGAAGCTTGTGGCGAGATAGAAACGGCTCATCCGGGCTACCTAGGCTCACAGGACACGTTTTATGTGGGTAATCTAAAAGGTGTTGGCCGTATCTACCAGCAGACGTTCGTTGATACTTACAGCAAGGTTGCATTTGCCAAGCTCTACACAACGAAAACGCCAATCACTGCTGCTGACATACTCAACGACAAGGTTTTGCCTTACTTCGAGCAGCACGAGCTACCAATGTTACGCATTCTCACAGACCGAGGCACTGAGTATTGTGGCAAGGTTGAACATCATGATTACCAGCTTTATCTAGCAATAAATGATATCGATCATACAAAAACGAAAGCGATGTCACCGCAGACAAATGGTATCTGTGAACGTTTCCACAAAACAATATTGCAGGAGTTTTATCAGGTTACGTTCCGTAAGAGGCTCTATGGCTCGTTAGAGGAATTACAAAAGGATCTGGACGAATGGATGGTTTATTACAATAATGATCGAACTCATCAGGGCAAAATGTGCTGTGGCAGAACGCCACTTGAAACATTACTTGATGGAAAATCGATTTGGGCTGAGAAGAATTTAGCTCAAATCTAAACTGACAGTCACCGATTGAAAAACGGGTAACTGTCAGATCAAGTCTGAACTAGTACAATGGCCGAGCTTTATATCACTAGCGACAAAAACAATTACCAAGTGCGGCTGGTAACCGATATCAAGCAGCTAACACGCAAGCAAAAACGTTACTTGCCACAGCCGTTATGGCTAATTAAGCAAATATCGGCAGAGCTGGGCCAAATGTCATTTGGCACAGACGATGGCTTTAGCGAGATCGCCATTAACTTTCCAACCAAACTATTAAAACAACACTCTTAATACCAACATTAACAACACAAGGAAAAACGTTTATGACAACGACAACGGACACCCAAGTTAACGCTGATGAATCACTAAACGAGTTAAATCAAGCAGAAGACAACGTATCGTTTAGCGCCATGTTTAGTAAGTTAATTGCCTACTTGGTAATTTTGGTGAGTTTATTTACTATGGTTAAGCCTTTTGGTGCGCTGCTGCGCGGTGTAACTAAAAGCAATAGCGCAATCGAAACCAGCGTTTTATATTCATCGTTAAGCTTTAGTGTATTGGGCCTACTGCTCGCTTGTATTTTACTTCAGCTTACCCATATTGCTGAGCGCCTAAATAAGCCAAATGCCTAGCCGACAACACCCTGTAAAACTTACCTAAAACTTTACTAATTTAGTTTATTACCAAGCCCTTAGACATGCTGCCAAACTGGCAGCATGTTTTGTTTTTAGCGCCCGATTATCCAGTTAAATGGGCCAATAAGGTGCAGGTAATATGGCTAAATCTATTCCTTTTTTCCGCATTGAAGAACTGGTTGACCCAGAAACTTTTAACCAATATGGCCAGCGCTGCTGGTGGTTTTTATCAGAAAAAGCACTCGCTAGCTTAGTTGCGCTGCGCGAACAGTTTGGACTGTTAACGGTTAACGATTGGGTATTCGGTGGCGGCTATAAGTATTCCGGCTTTCGCCATCCTGATTGCCCAATCGGTGCCAAGCTCAGCCAGCATAAATTTGGTCGTGCCTTTGATGTCAAATCAAAAAACTATAGCGCCGTTGAAATGCAGGAATATATCTTGATGCACCCGCATCAATTTCCGCATATCACCACCATGGAAAATGCTGAGCAAACACTAGGCTGGCTGCACTTTGATACCCGGCCAGTGACAACCGAAGGCAACCAAGACGGCCAGCGCGAAATCACCATTTTTAATTTGAAGTAAGCCATGGCGCTGCGCTCTGAAGAACGTATTCGCGAAGGTCGCCGCGCTAGGCTGCGCGCCGAGGTTTACCACGCACTGGATAACAAACCAATTGAAGTGCAGTGCATTTACCTTAGGCCAGAGCAACGTAACCAGTTTATGCGCGGTTGGCAGAGTGTCAGTTTAGTGGATATTCACCATGCGATTAAACGCGCTAAGCAGCAGCGAGAGAAATCATGTTTGTAGAGTTGGAAGTTTTAAGTTTACTGGTTTGGCTATCAATTGCAGGTGCTGTTGGAGTCTTTGCAGCTGGCTTTTGTTTTGGTCGCTGGGCAATAACAAAAGTTATACAGCGCTATTTCTGTAAACATGAATTTGTCCATATCGAATACAAAGGTAAAGAAGTTTCCGCTTATTGCCACATATGCCAATTTACTAAAGCAGCAAATAAAAGAGTTAAAAAGGGAAACAACGTATGAGTATCACTGCAATTGCACTAGGTATTGCCAAGTTACTTGATGTAGACGACTGGGTGATTGACAAACTTACTAGCTCAGATAACCAAGCGGTGAATTTGGCGGGTAAAGTGGTTGAAGCGGCGCTTGATATTACCGGCGCATCTAGCCCCAAAGTGGCCTTAATTTCACTAGAGCAAAACACGGAATATCGCTATCAACTCGATAAGCGCTTACAAGAACAAAAGCATGAGTTGTTGATGGCAGCTTTTGCTGATCGCAGTGATGCACGTGATATGTACAAAGCTCACCACAGCCAAGCAGACCAGATTGCCAAAGGCATTATGCGCTGGAATTTACCCGTAGTATTGCTGCTGGTAATCGCTAATTGCTTGGTGGTTTTTTACTTTAAAGACAACGCAGCACTACTGGCAATTGTCTGCAATGCCATTGGCATGGCCATGCAAAAGCTCTTTGACGAACGCCAAGCAGTGACTGCCTTTTTCTTTGGCTCAAGCCTAGGCAGTAAGCAAAAAGATGCAGCTGCCAATTCGCAGCTAAATATTTCCCCAAAACACCAGTAACGCCATTTAAGGAGTAGTAAATGGGTGACGCATTTGACCGCGCTCAGCAGCTGGAAGAGCAACATCGTAAAGCAGCGTTAAAACGAGCGAGAGCAAATAGTACTGCGGCTAGCCAAGCCAGTTATTCACAAACTATGGCACAAGATGGCCGCCGCTATTGTCTTGATTGCGATATTGAGATCAACACCAATCGCTTGTTGGCTGCACCACACACACTGCGTTGTATCGACTGCCAAGAAGACTTTGATAAGCGCCAAGCGCGGAGATAGCAATGGAATGGCTTAACGAACACTTCAAAATCATTCAGTTTGTGCTGTCTGCTGCTTTTGCTGCCATTGTCTTTGTCATGATGCTGGTGTTTGTTAAGCGAAAAGAGCATAGCGATTTGAAAGCACGTGTCAGTACATTAGAACAAACCTACTGCGAGAAAGACGAGCACACCAAGCTGGCCAATCGGGTAACCACTATTGAAACCCAATTAAAAGACTTACCGAGCAGCAAAGATTTTCACCAGTTAGAAAAGGACATTGGCGAGCTGAAAGGCTCGCTTGAAGGTGTGCAAACCTTGCTGGCCAACATCAATAACCAAGTCAACATGCTTGTTGAAAATGAAATTAAAGGATAGCGCCATGGCTCTACAAGATATTAAAAATCAGCACCATCGACTGTCAATTTTACGTGCTTTAGAAGCGCTGGGATATCGTAGTAATGACAGCATGATCCAAGACACCTGCGAAGCATTTCACAACATTATGAGCCGCGATCAGGTACGCACTAATTTGCGTTGGCTGGAAGAGCAAGGCTTGGTAACAGTCGATACTGTTCACGACATTATGAATGCAACACTAACTAGTCGTGGTCAAGACGTAGCACACGGCAAATCTTTTGTGGATGGCGTTAAACGTCCGAGTGCCTAGCTATGATGCAAGACAACCAACCAAAGAAGCGCGGTAAAGCATCAAAAATAGACTTGTTGCCCGAAGCCTTAAAAAAAGAGCTAGACGCCTTACTGCGTGATAAAAGCTACTCACAAGCAGATATCTTGGCGGCAATCAACGAGCGAATTAGCGAACAAGGTTTAGGTGACGAGAAGAAAATTAGCCGCTCTGGGTTAAGCCGTTACTCAATGGAAATGGAAGCTGTGGGTGCAGAAGTGCGTGCTATGCGTGAAGCGACAGAAGCTTGGGTGGCACAGTTCGGCGAAAAGCCAACAGGTGAAACCGCGCAGCTGTTGCTGGAAATGCTACGAACCCAACACTTTAAATTGCTCATGCAAGCCAATGCCGATCCAGATATGGTGCTTGATGCCAAAACCATTAACGCGTTGGCTCTTGCGCTGCAACGATTAGAAAGTGCAGCCATGCTTACTATGAAGCGTGAAAAAGAAATTAAGAAGGCATTTGCTGAAGAGGCAGCTGAAGAGATTGAAAAAACTGCACTGATGCAAGGGGCAACCGCAGAAGGTGCTAAGTTATTCCGCGAAACCTTATTGGGTATGGTGCAATGATCGCCTGCGAACAAGAGCAGTCTGCGCTGGTTGCGGAAAACACCAGAGCTTTTAACGCCTATGTTAAAGCGCTTGATTTGTGCGACACAATTGAAGAGCGCTTTGGTGGTCTGCCGCTATTTATTCTTTATGACCCAACCGATTTATTGCACGGCTACCAAAAACGCTGGATAGCTGACGACTCAGATCTAAAAATTGGTGAGAAGTCCCGTCGGATTGGTTTGACCTACGGCGAAGCGGCAGATGCTGTTTCATACGCTAGTCGCGCCAAAAATGCAGGTGGTACTAACCATTTCTATCTGGGTACTACTAAGGAAATGGCGCGTGAATTTATTGAATGCTGCGCCTTATGGGCAAAAGCATACTCAGCCGCTGCCAGTGAAGTTCGCGAAGAAATATTTATTGATGGTGGCAAAGAAAATAAAGAGGTTCAGGTATTTGCTATCTACTTTGCCTCTGGTTTCAAAATTCAAGCGCTAAGTTCTAATCCCGGCGTACTGCGTGGCCGACAAGGTAACGTAACAATCGACGAAGCAGCATTTCATGACAACCTAGCAGAAGTTCTCAAAGCTGCATTAGCACTAAAAATGTTGGGCGGTAAGATTCGATTGATCAGCACCCATAATGGTGAACACAGTCAATTCAATGAGCTAATCAAACAATCAAGAGCGGGAAAGAAGGATTACTCTATACACCGCATCACAATCGAAGATGCTTGTAACGAGGGCTTGTACTTTCGCGAATGTAACCGGCAAGGTAAATCTTGGACGCCAGAAAAACAAAAGGATTGGATTGCAGGTTTACTCAAAGACACATTTAGCAAAGAGGATGCCCTAGAAGAATATTACTGTGTACCTAAGCACGGTAACGGTGTTTATATTCCGCGCGTGCTTATTGAGCACGCTATGAAAGCGGATATTCCAATTATCCGTATTAGCGCGCCAAGTGACTTCTTAGATTGGTCAGCCGAACATAAACGCATTCAAATCCAAGAATGGAAAGACCTATTAAAGCCTCACTTGGCCAAGTTGGATAAATCACTATCTCACTGCTTTGGTGAAGACTTTGCCCGCAAAGGCGATTTGTCAGTATTTGTTCCGCTAACTATTAACAAAGCTCTTTCTAAACGGGTGCCATTTCTGGTTGAGCTTAGCCAATTAACTTACGAAGCGCAGCGCGAGTTAATGTTTTATATCTGTGACAACTTACCGCGCCTTAAAGGGCTAGCGTTTGATGCTACAGGTAACGGTGGCTTCTTAGCTGAAGCAGCGGCAGAACGTTACGGCTCAACGAGAGTTGATCAGGTGATGTTAAACGACTCTTGGTATCGAGAGTGGATGCCCAAGCTAAAAGCTGACCTTGAAGATTTAATGCTAGAGATACCGCAGCACGAAGACATTTTAAATGACATGAGCTGCATCAAAGTAATCAACGGCACGCCGAAAATTGAAAAAGGTTCAAGCAAAGGCAGCGATGGCAGACAGCGCCATGGTGATTTTGCCGTGGGTTTAGCGATGGCCATTAAAGCGTCTTGGACGGAAGGCGAACCCGCTGCCGGTGCAACAGTCGATGATAGTAGCGTTAGCCACAAAGACTTGTTTACCCCTGCACGGTTAATGAAGCGACGCATTCGGGTATTAAACAACAGGTATTAGCCTGCAATTAGAAAAATGGCTTAAACGCCCTGAGCGGCGATTTAAGCGTTTTTAACGAAAAAGCCACGCAATGTTACTTTTGCCTAAAGTAATCGCCGCTGTGGAGTTTATAAATAATTTATGAACAAGGTATTGGTGCCGTTATGAGTTGGAATAAGCCTAGCACTTGGTTTGGTGGCAAAAATGCAGAGCAAAGCACTACCGAAACAGATGAACAAACTGAACAAGAAGTCACGGTAAGAGAGTCATACGGCGTTACCGTCGATAATGAAATTGAACAAGGTTTCCGGCGCATTAGTGAAGACAGCGAGCGCAACTTGTCGCCGATGGCGCAAGAGCGCATGCGTAAAGTCTCATACAAGCTATGGGAATCTAACCAGCTGGCTAACCGCATCATTGAACTGCCGCTGGCTTATATTCTGGCTGAAGGGGTAAAAATCACCCACCCAGAAGAATACTACCAAAGCATTATTGACCAGTTTATCAATAACCCAATTAACAACTTTAAGGTCAAACTCGAAAAGCGTTTTCGCGAGCTGGCAATTTTTGGTGAGCAATTCTGGCCGTTATACATCAATGAATTTAACGGTGCGGTGCAAATGAACACCTTAGCCAATAGCAAAGTTGAAACCGTTATTTTTGACCCAGACAACGAAGAACAACCGATTGGCGTTATCACCAAGCGTGATACCAAAGGCAATTACAAGCGTTACCGTGTCATCATTAATGGCCCTGAAACTTTGTTTACTCAGCGTACCCAGCAAATTAGAGAAAGCTTTGCCGATGGTGATATCTACTACTGCAACATTAACAGCTTGCTGGTCTGTGGCCGTGGTAAGTCTGACCTACAAGCGTCGGCCGATTTCCTCGACCTTTACGACGAATTTTTATTTGGCGAAGCAGAGCGCGCCGACTTTATGCGCCTGTTTTTGTGGGATGTCACTTTAACTGGTGCCGATGAAGACGAAGTAAAAAAACGCGCCAAGGAAATTCAAACGCCAGGGCCAAACGCAGTGCGCGTGCACAATGAAAACGAAGTGTGGAAAGCAGAAAGCCCGAACTTAAACAGTGAAGACACCGACAAGCTAGGGCGTTTACTACGCAACCATGTACTGGGCGGTAAAACCATTCCCGAACACTGGTTTGGCGGCGGCGGTGATGTGAATCGCGCTACTGGCGAAAGCATGAGCGAGCCAACCTTAAAAATGCTGACGATGCGCCAAAACGTTTATCAAGCGATTTTGTTTGATCTGGTTATCTATGCGCTTCGCCAACACGAACTGGCAATCAATGGCCGTGAACCAGACTTTGATCATGAAATATATCAAGCGTCTATCGAGTTCCCAGAAATGACCGCCAAAGATACCAGCAAGTATGCAACTGCATTGCAGCAAGTGGTGGTGGCCTGCCAATTGATGGTGCAGCAAGGCTTTGTTACTGAGCAAACCGCATTAAAGCCGTCATTTATATTTTGACGGTAACGACCTTTACATCACCGGAAAAACTTACGCCCAGAATATTCAAGGCGATATTACTGACGGCCAGTTTGTTACAACTGCGGCCAATAAAAACCTATCAATTACTGCCACCACGATTTTATCAGTGGATATTCCCGCGCAGCCTTTTAGACGACTACTTAGAATCGACACGTTCAATATTTATTCGAACAATACGCAAGTCACTGGATATATCTCTGGCGATTTTTCATCAACTGCTTTTGTGACAAATACGAGTGGATTGATGACGCAACCGTTGTGGGCAGAAATCCCCGCTAATCAAGGCGGCAAGGCATATTTAAAAATGCGAAAGATTAATAGTGTGGGTGAGGCGTATGTACCCAAAGACGTAACCATTGGTGTCATGATTTTGTCTGCCGCAGAATCCATTTCAGTCAATCTTTATTAATAATAACCGGAGCGAATTATTCAATGTCAGTCATTAGTTTAAATTCCGTATCAGTCAATGCAGGTGATACGGTGATAAACGTATCGAATGCCCCTGCGGGTCTATCTAAAATCTTAAAAAGTTCGGTTATCACTGTTGATAACTACGCTGCTGATATTCCTGTCATTGGCGGTGACGATAGTGGCACTATTACGCTTGAGTCACCGTGGGGTTATGGCAATGTGTCAAACGCCAAAGCGCGAGTGCAAATCGGCTTTGATGCGCTCGCCAAAACAGGCCAAGACTTTAAAGCGGCAAGTGAGTTTACGAGTAATGTCGGTAAACTGTTGTCTGAGCAGCTTACCGAAGATAATGCAGCTAAAGAAACGCCATTGCTTAGCGGTGGCAAGCATGTTGGGCCAACGATTGAGCATTTAAAAAAGACAACCAATGCACTTAATGCACAAGCGGCGTCGCTGGTGGGTAGCGTGCAAGCGATGACTAAAGCGGAGTTTTTTGCGCTGTCTGAAACGCGTAAAAATCAATATGCGGGAAGTGGGTTTATTGAAGCGGGTCTAAATAACCCGTCTGCGTCAAGACAAGTAAACGACGGTCTGAACACTATACCGACAAACAGCAATGTTGTTTACTTAGGGCGCGGTTCAGATGGTGTTGGCACTAGCCGCTCTAACTACCCAATTTTCAACATCAACGGAATGAGCGTCTATGTTTCCGAAAATCTTTTTCATAACGAAGTGC
This Thalassotalea euphylliae DNA region includes the following protein-coding sequences:
- a CDS encoding VpaChn25_0724 family phage protein; amino-acid sequence: MALQDIKNQHHRLSILRALEALGYRSNDSMIQDTCEAFHNIMSRDQVRTNLRWLEEQGLVTVDTVHDIMNATLTSRGQDVAHGKSFVDGVKRPSA
- a CDS encoding DUF3486 family protein, which codes for MMQDNQPKKRGKASKIDLLPEALKKELDALLRDKSYSQADILAAINERISEQGLGDEKKISRSGLSRYSMEMEAVGAEVRAMREATEAWVAQFGEKPTGETAQLLLEMLRTQHFKLLMQANADPDMVLDAKTINALALALQRLESAAMLTMKREKEIKKAFAEEAAEEIEKTALMQGATAEGAKLFRETLLGMVQ
- a CDS encoding DUF2730 family protein, translating into MEWLNEHFKIIQFVLSAAFAAIVFVMMLVFVKRKEHSDLKARVSTLEQTYCEKDEHTKLANRVTTIETQLKDLPSSKDFHQLEKDIGELKGSLEGVQTLLANINNQVNMLVENEIKG
- a CDS encoding terminase large subunit domain-containing protein — encoded protein: MIACEQEQSALVAENTRAFNAYVKALDLCDTIEERFGGLPLFILYDPTDLLHGYQKRWIADDSDLKIGEKSRRIGLTYGEAADAVSYASRAKNAGGTNHFYLGTTKEMAREFIECCALWAKAYSAAASEVREEIFIDGGKENKEVQVFAIYFASGFKIQALSSNPGVLRGRQGNVTIDEAAFHDNLAEVLKAALALKMLGGKIRLISTHNGEHSQFNELIKQSRAGKKDYSIHRITIEDACNEGLYFRECNRQGKSWTPEKQKDWIAGLLKDTFSKEDALEEYYCVPKHGNGVYIPRVLIEHAMKADIPIIRISAPSDFLDWSAEHKRIQIQEWKDLLKPHLAKLDKSLSHCFGEDFARKGDLSVFVPLTINKALSKRVPFLVELSQLTYEAQRELMFYICDNLPRLKGLAFDATGNGGFLAEAAAERYGSTRVDQVMLNDSWYREWMPKLKADLEDLMLEIPQHEDILNDMSCIKVINGTPKIEKGSSKGSDGRQRHGDFAVGLAMAIKASWTEGEPAAGATVDDSSVSHKDLFTPARLMKRRIRVLNNRY
- a CDS encoding IS481 family transposase; this encodes MLHTNNPIIKHKAGLLNLAEELGNVSRACKVMGVSRDTFYRYQELAEDGGIDALIDKSRRKPNIKNRVDEKTEKAVMDYAIEYPAHGQVRTSNELRKQGVFVSASGVRSIWLRHDLENFKKRLKALEEKVANDGIILTDAQVAALEKKKNDDEACGEIETAHPGYLGSQDTFYVGNLKGVGRIYQQTFVDTYSKVAFAKLYTTKTPITAADILNDKVLPYFEQHELPMLRILTDRGTEYCGKVEHHDYQLYLAINDIDHTKTKAMSPQTNGICERFHKTILQEFYQVTFRKRLYGSLEELQKDLDEWMVYYNNDRTHQGKMCCGRTPLETLLDGKSIWAEKNLAQI
- a CDS encoding TraR/DksA C4-type zinc finger protein; this translates as MGDAFDRAQQLEEQHRKAALKRARANSTAASQASYSQTMAQDGRRYCLDCDIEINTNRLLAAPHTLRCIDCQEDFDKRQARR